AACACTGTGCAATTAAATGTCCCAAGCAGGCAAATTAATACTGAACCTTTGACAGATGCTGCTTATCACAGTGCAGCGCTTCAAGTTCAGTGGCTTTTCTTAAAAGCACAAACATAGCTCATATGTATCCTGTGATCTTGCAAAGAGATTTCGTTTTTCTTGTCCTCCTTAGTATGCTTTACACTTACTGATGTAATGGCAAtgggtaattttctttttacagtgctgctcaaaatttatttattaataacacTGGTCACAAGTCTTCCTGTTTTGCATAGCTGGTGTAGATTTTGCTAAAATATAGGCATTTTTATTGCGTACAGTGATTAGGAGCCTGATGTGATTCTGTAAAACCTTTCCAAACCAGCTTCTGGTCCTCTGTAGATCGTAGGCGGCTTATTTCTCAAGGAACATACTAAAAAGATTTGGGTGCCCTTTGAAATTCtaaggaacaaaagaaacaggatttttgtCAGCTTTATGGGCAATAGGGGATTACAGAAAATGATTGTAAACTTTAGCATCAGCTTGGTTGTTTCAGAACGCTAAAAGTTAAAACCAGCAAAATAAGCAGAAGGTAAAACATCTTCTTTTTCCCACTTAATGTTTTCTTATGTTACTGTTAGTAGGAGTTTATTTGCTATCAATACAGCAAATGTGACGGTAATTCATAGTTCTTAGCACATTTTGTGccatatttttcctcctttaaagcACAAGTTTTATCTGCTTTAAGTACCAGTGATATGCAGATAGTAGACAGGGTTTAGAGAGAATCACATACTATTTAGATTGCTTAAAGGGTTAATAGCAAAGCTCTCATGTGAGTCTGCACATATGTGTTAAAAATTTAGTAAGGTATatgctaagaaaataattttaaaaatttgcactGATGGAGAACATTTTCTAAAGGAaacattgagaaagaaaaaaccaatcTTGAGATCTTTTATGTACGATTTTATGTGCATATTAATAGTTAAAGGGATGACATATTTTAGCCGAGTCAGTTTTTTAGGGAAGAGATTGCCATGCAGATGGGTAAAGCAGTAGGAAAGGTGAggtgctgaattttttttttatggtgagaaCTGAATATATCAGTTTACCAGCACAAGAGTAACCAGATAAGCATTAGGTGCTCCCATGCTTTTCATGATAAGAATTTTTTGCCCCAAATTAAAGCAAAAGTAATTTGACTGTTTGCTAACAGTTTGCCACATGACTTTTGTTAGATCTGTTTGCCCAGCAGTAATTATGTGAACAAAACATCTCTTTGGAGCTAGAGGATAACGACATGTGGGTGCTAAATTTCgtggctgcagcccagcaccgTCGGCAGCCTGGCCAGCCCGTCAGCACTGAGTCTCTGCTCTCCGTGCTGGTTGGTACcacaaattaatattaattaatcagCAGATGATAGAACAGTGGAGGCGGAACAAAGTCAGAAGCAGACCGTTATTCAACTAAATGCAACGTGCAATCCTAGTGAAGAATTGCTGCTTGCAGGCAGATTAGGGTAAAATCGGTAAGTCAATGGTTAGGGCAGAGCTAGAGAGGACAGAATTAAGCcttttctgtctgtgtgtctgtttttTGCTGATAACCTAGAGGCACCTTTTCCCTTGCTGTTGCTCAATTAGATAGGACATTGAGAAATAGTTGTTTGGCAGCTTATGGGGTTGGCAGAGAAGCATTTTATCAGGGAAGCTGAAATGAGTCCTAGGGACTGGAGACCATGTGTGGTGTGAGATAGCAGGGCAGCAGCATTCATGTCTGAGCGCCACGAGGTTTCTGGATTGGCcttactttcttttccagtgacaTTTTGGGCCTTAGGGAGACAGAGAACAGTGAGATGATGCTATGGGCTCTCCCTGACTCCTTGCAGAGACTCTCTGCCCCCCAACACTCCCTTGATTGAAAAAAATAGACAATTCAGTCTGTGGACACAAATAAGTCTGGATTACACACAAATGGGAACACAATTTTGCATTAAgattttttgttctgctttctaaGGACTGGCAGAGGAATGCTTCCTATTAAGCCAGGAGATAAGGCAGCACTTCCACCTCCTAGAGCCGGTCACCGTCGGAGAGCAGCCGGTCAGCTTACGGCAGGACACGCGCCTGCCCCCATGGGCGTCCCGCGTCCGAATGAGCATCACTGTGGGACACACATCAGTGTGAAAAGAAGGGGGATTGCCACTGACCGCAGGGAACCAGTTTTATGGATCTGTTGCATTTGGGGTTGCCAATCTAGGCAATTCAGATTTGTTTATAACatgtatttaaaagctgaaaataaataaaaatgactcAACTTTACAAGAGGAGGGTTAAGGAAAACAGGGACaagtgaaaagcagaaagaaacatagAAGTGTGACAAATAATAGGAAATACTGACTAATCACTCAGGTATTTGtttgcaaattgaaaaaaaaagtgctatgtgctttgtaaccaaaaaaaaaaaagaacaagacaaCCTGATGATAACATAGACCATCTTTACCAAATGACAAATCATTCCTCCTAGTTATCTTCAAAAATCTCTCTAGCAAAACTCCCATGATCAAATTGTCTTTTGAGACTAACTTCCCTTGGATtagcaggtttgggtttttttttttggtatttacaGTCATACCTTCTCAGATAactcagaaagaaaactgaatataTTAATATGACTAAAGACATGTTGGCAGTCCATTGTAGAGTTCTCTGCTGAATTAAAGAAATCAAGGCCATGCCTTTAAGCTCCATTCCTTTCCTCCTGTCTGTCCACCTATTGATTACATTTCTTTCAGATGCTTTAAGCTGGgattttgcaaaatgaagcacTGTGCATATTTGCAGAGCATTCATATGGCTCTTGATTTAATGTTCTTAATTAAAGGTATGCATTAGCATATACTAatcttctttcatctttttttttttccccagacaacTGAAACGTGACTATCCCAGTGCTGTAATTCTTAGTACTGATGACTTCTTTATTGAAAATGGTGTATACGTGTTTGAGCCTGACTTCCTAGAGGATGCACACAAATGGAACCAAAAGAGAGGTGACTGAAATCGATCCAGTCTGTCTTTAAACTTAGCCCCCAAAATAAAATATCTCAAAGTGGTGTCATACGCTGAAGTTCATGGGGTGCTAGTTAAAAGAATACATTTACcacttctgattttatttcttctgacttACAAGAGAagaatttataaatgaaaaaatgttggtGATTGATAGATGTTATTTTAGAAAGTAAACCGGTGGCTATGAGGCAGCACTGCTGAAGCTTGGTAACAGCAGGTGGCATGCAAATACCAGCCCGGCAGCGGCTCACCACAGCTCCATGCACTGCATCCCCCAGACGGCGACTTCTTAGATGTCTGTCCTGAGTTGGAAGGGGGATGTTACGGGGGGCATTAGTGATAGCCAGGAGGAAAACTTGCAAACCTAATTATAAGTTTGAGAATGAAACAATCCAGGTCtctacttcagaaagaaaaatgtgatgtGCTTTTGTGGCTGTGCTCTGAACTAATTTTGAGCAATGGAAAACACTTTGAGATGATACAACAGACATCTTCTGCAAATAACAGTCATACTTAGCTGTTGTAAATACCTAGTATTTACTGCTAAGTATGCTCCTCGAGAGGTTCAGCTCTTACTACTGAGCACAGCCAGCCGCTGCATCACCTCCTCCAGGACAGCACCTGCTGGGCACTCACCTCTGCCCACGTTTGGGTGGTGGCTACAAACCCAAGCCCAGCGGGGAACCGAGCGTGCTAGCAGTGGGCAAAGAAAGGACGCTTTGGGGCTGGTAAGACCTGGCTCGGTCTGTTATTTAATACGTTAGCTTTACTTCATGTGTTACATTACAGCACACAAGGCAATGAAGAATGGGAAAAGCCCGGTTATTATTGATAATACCAACATCCATGCTTGGGAAATGAAGCCGTATGTGATGATGGTAGGGAAAGCTCTGATCTATTGCTTTTATATGCTCAGGTATGACATTTAAGAGGTGATCTGACTGAAACGGTTCTTAACATGGCTAAAAAGAATTACTTCCATTTTCCCTTAGTTCTCTAATTATAGTTAAGGATTGATATTGTGACAAAGTAGGGGCAGAGGTGCCAGTGCAGTTGTTTTACCTAGTCAGCTATATACCTCAGTGAAGGCAAAATTACTTGAAAAGATTAAGTATCTTTGAACTTGCCCTGTAACTTCTCGATGATCAGGATGTCAGCCCCTTCCCCAGTAGTGACATGAATCAAACAGTTCCAGTGGCTGGAAATTGCATGACTGATAGATGTTGACCTCACGCTATGGAAGCTCTAGACTGGCAGGGCCAACTTGTGGCTCTTGAGCCACCTGTGATGTCCAGAGAGTTCAAGTCCCAGGATGCCGTTGCCGTGGGGGACGGGGACTGGGGGCAATGCTGAGGCAAGTTTTGCTGGGAGACCCAAATCCTGTGATGTGGAAGGAAATGAACTAGCTGGCACTCAGACCAGCACCTTGATGGGAGCCATGGTTATCTTCCTCTTTCTGGCTCCTGGAACATATGATACGGCTCTTAACCAGATAAAATCTCAGGGGGTCTGGCAGATTGGCTACTCGAGCTCGGGAGCCATACGTCTAAAACTTCTGTGTACTTCTTCAGGCACGTGAAAATAGATATGAAGTTATATTCCAAGAACCAGATACACCCTGGAAGTTCAATGTTCAAGAGCTGACGAGGTACATCTTCTTCTCTTTGATATAGCAGACAGCTTCTCAGTTTTTGATGTGCTCTGAGAAAGGTCAGCACTCTTCCTCTTCATATACCCTAAAAGGTAACCCAGTAAATGACAACGGAAGGATTGTCGTGGAAAGTTTCTGTTACTCAGTACCTGGTCTGCAGTGACTTCAGCCTGAAAGAGCCTGACAGTGCTGAAGTGAGTCAGGCAGTAGAAAAAGCAACCCTCTGGCCGAAGTGTGTATTTATACTGCAAGCTTCTTGGGGCAGGAACCCTGATTTTCATTCCGTATTTTGAGCAGCACTCTCTCTATTGGGGCACAAAACGTGTCTAAGCACCACAGACAACATTCAGAGATCTGTTCTTAAAAAAGCTAACCATACAGATAGTCTTGCAATGGTGGGATGCTACAGTAAGTGTGGTCAAGAAATGGGCTTCTAGAGGATCTTTCTGAAGATCttaacatgcacacacaaaaggGATACAATGAATGTATCAACTCTGCATAATGTGGTAGGATATAGAGGCAGCCAAACGTGGCTCTGTCAGTTTGGCTGGTGGATGCAGGGTTAATGGTTATATCACTAAAAAGACTCCATGCAGGCTAATTTTCTACCCTTTAACCAACCAGCTGTAAACTATGTTACAGTGGCACGTGCACTCCCATCTACTAGATCCAGAAGCTAACACGTGCTTACTTACTTGTTATTGCAAGAAAACAGGGCGTGGGTACTTCATTCCGactgatttatttgttttgtaccAGCTAGGAACTCTAGTCAAAAATCAGCCCTGCTCCTTTTTGTGTGCGACAGAGACAAACGGCAGCGGGCCACGGCTCCAGGGTGCGGCAGGACCTGGCAGGTGGCAGCCGATGGTTTGGGGCTGAAGGCAGGCGAGGACACCAACAGCCTTAGCAGTCAGCTGCAAGTGTCAGCTCTTGCTTCACCAGCGCCAGCTGGGAGCCATTTGCAGGGCATCACTGCAGAGGCACATTTTACTCGTACTTATTCATTACAGGCCGAGCTACTCAGtaacttgtattttgttttattaatcatTTGAAACAAGTTGGCTTTTTACAGTAGCACTGTAAAGCTAATTCAAATACGCTCAGTTTGGAGCAGCTCTTTGGCAAGTGGTTCAGGGACAGCTGAAGGCTGCTTCCAGCCTGGTTGTGTCTTTACTGGCAATAGGGTTTGTGCCGGTTgctggtcccaggcgcaggctgCACACCTGCGTAGGGCACTGGCTGCTGGAGGACCTCGTGCCTGCTTCACAAGTGGGATGCTGCAGCTGGCAACCTGCTGCGTTACTGTCACCTTAAttccagcagggaaaaaacaTGTTGAGCGATGCAGGATTTGCACACCACAAGGCTTTGAAAATTTGGATGCGGGACAAACTTAGATTCTAGATGATGAATTGTGCCTAATAGAGCTAAACGGCAAAACCAAAGATACTCAGACTCACAGACAAGCAGAAATCCCTGGTGGTCTTTCGAAAAAACAATTCCCACTAATGTGTCGAGAGACTGCAGCCGTTTCTGGTCTATCCAGAAAGCCCTGCGTGTTTGAGCATCCTGTTCTCCTCCCTCTCCGACTCGTTGTCATTGACAAATCTGCCCTGGACGTGAACCACATCAGGTCTGATTTTTCCCCACTTGCACTGAGACAAACCAACAACAGGTTTTTGACCTCTATACTTGCTGATTATGAGTCAGCGTCTGGGCTCTCTACAGCCCTTGTCTGCATTTCTCCAGATTTATAAAAGCTCACCCTGAGGCTAACAAGCCATTAGCACTAAAACCCATATAAAATAATACACAGGTCTTCTACATAGCTCTTTCTTACCTGACCTACATTTCAAAGCATTTGTCTAACTTACTTCTTATGTCCTGGCTGCCCACAAAAATATTTGCGTTCCATTTTTCAGcagtcacaaaaatatttttaagtaggTGGAAGTGAAGAACAATTTGGCAAAAAAGGGCTAGAAATAGATCAGCAGGGATATGAACCGTTATTCTGAACATATCAGGAACCTTAGCAAGCTTAAGGTAACCTCTAATACATGGGCAGCTAAATACTTGTATTTTCTGTTGATGTTGACTCTACAGAAGAAATATTCATCATGTCCCTCGACAAAAGATACAACGGATGAAAGAACAATACGAGCACAATGTTACCTTCCACAGTGTTCTTCAGTCTGAAAAACCAAGCAGAGATGAGAGAAGCTCCAGTGGACGAAACGCAGCTTACAGCATGGGCGCCCATTCCAACCCCCCTCCAGCCTTCTCAAACAGAAGACCTCACGTGGCACGTACGAACAACATGCCATTTAACTGAAGAGGTGGATTCCTCACTGTATTTTAATCATCAGGGTATAAAAGTCtctagttttaaatttttttctaaactgttttttatTCTTGGATTTTTCTACTACAtttctaaattacttttatttcttacaAGTCTTTAAATGTCACTGGATTATGATCTCGCAGCGCTACGTGACTGATCTAAGAGCACTATCCTCAGTACAAACTGTACCCCCTCTCATCCCTCTTCCTCCACGAAAATCCATTCAAGCTTATGGTGAAGTTTACTGGCTGTGCCcgatgctttttgttttttttttctgcatcgcACTCTGTCACTAGCAGATAACAATAAATATTCCTAAATTCATTCTTTCTTACAGGCCATGTGGCCAATTCCTTCTCCACGCAATTgtaatttcttgcctttttaataCTTCATATCTGGCTGTATAACCTCTTGTATCTTCCCACTCCATCTTGCCTAGAGCATTACTGCTAGCTTGAAGAGGGGCAAAGGGAATGG
This genomic interval from Calonectris borealis chromosome 1, bCalBor7.hap1.2, whole genome shotgun sequence contains the following:
- the N4BP2L1 gene encoding NEDD4-binding protein 2-like 1 isoform X2; amino-acid sequence: MEEQLLRALGGLSLQPPRGRFGRRLVLLRGLPGAGKSTLARQLKRDYPSAVILSTDDFFIENGVYVFEPDFLEDAHKWNQKRAHKAMKNGKSPVIIDNTNIHAWEMKPYVMMARENRYEVIFQEPDTPWKFNVQELTRRNIHHVPRQKIQRMKEQYEHNVTFHSVLQSEKPSRDERSSSGRNAAYSMGAHSNPPPAFSNRRPHVARTNNMPFN
- the N4BP2L1 gene encoding NEDD4-binding protein 2-like 1 isoform X1, which translates into the protein MEEQLLRALGGLSLQPPRGRFGRRLVLLRGLPGAGKSTLARQLKRDYPSAVILSTDDFFIENGVYVFEPDFLEDAHKWNQKRAHKAMKNGKSPVIIDNTNIHAWEMKPYVMMARENRYEVIFQEPDTPWKFNVQELTRNSSQKSALLLFVCDRDKRQRATAPGCGRTWQVAADGLGLKAGEDTNSLSSQLQVSALASPAPAGSHLQGITAEAHFTRTYSLQAELLSNLYFVLLII